In one window of bacterium DNA:
- a CDS encoding cofactor-independent phosphoglycerate mutase, with protein MKYIIIVGDGMADYPLEELGNKTPLQVARTPNFDKLAKGGMVGLAKTIPDGLSPGSDVANLSILGYNPNTYYPGRASLEAISQGIILEKEEIAFRCNLVTVEDGIMIDYSGGHITTLEAEKFIALLNQRMGKDNLIFYPGVSYRNLIITSLLPVESLPSLICFPPHDITGKNILEYLPNHELIKEIMFTSQNILKENKLNLERKQSNKREVSMVWLWGPGSLPSMPKFSDLFSLKGANIAAVDLIKGISKSIGFEVIKVTGATGYYDTDYQAKANYALQALEEFDLVYIHIEAPDEASHNGEISEKIKAIEEIDQKVLGTILEKVERYQDYKILLITDHYTPVSLKTHTKEIVPFIVYGTSIEKDDIVLFDEESAKDSSLYFEEGYKLMEWFINK; from the coding sequence ATGAAGTATATAATTATTGTCGGCGATGGGATGGCTGATTATCCATTAGAAGAGTTAGGAAATAAAACTCCTCTTCAAGTAGCTCGGACGCCAAATTTTGATAAATTAGCTAAGGGAGGTATGGTAGGTTTAGCTAAGACTATTCCCGATGGCTTATCACCAGGAAGTGATGTAGCTAATCTTTCTATTTTAGGTTATAATCCCAACACCTATTATCCTGGAAGAGCTTCGTTAGAAGCAATAAGCCAAGGAATTATCTTAGAAAAAGAAGAAATAGCCTTTAGGTGTAATTTAGTAACGGTTGAAGATGGAATTATGATAGATTATAGTGGGGGACACATTACTACTTTAGAGGCAGAAAAATTTATAGCTTTACTAAATCAAAGAATGGGTAAGGATAATTTAATATTTTATCCCGGAGTGAGTTACCGTAATCTAATAATCACCTCTCTTCTGCCAGTAGAAAGTTTACCAAGTTTAATTTGCTTTCCACCCCATGATATTACGGGAAAGAATATTTTAGAATATCTACCTAATCATGAGCTAATTAAAGAGATAATGTTTACTTCGCAAAATATATTAAAAGAAAACAAGCTAAACTTAGAGAGAAAGCAAAGCAATAAAAGAGAAGTAAGCATGGTTTGGCTTTGGGGTCCAGGTTCTTTACCTTCTATGCCCAAGTTTAGTGACCTATTTTCTTTAAAAGGGGCTAATATTGCGGCGGTAGATTTAATAAAAGGGATAAGCAAGAGCATAGGTTTTGAAGTTATAAAAGTAACAGGAGCTACTGGTTACTACGATACTGATTATCAAGCTAAAGCTAATTATGCTCTCCAGGCTTTGGAAGAGTTTGACTTGGTTTATATCCACATCGAAGCACCGGACGAAGCTTCTCATAATGGAGAGATAAGTGAGAAAATCAAAGCGATTGAAGAAATAGATCAGAAAGTATTAGGAACAATCTTAGAAAAAGTAGAAAGATATCAAGATTACAAAATTTTACTCATTACTGACCATTATACACCTGTTTCTTTAAAAACTCATACTAAAGAAATAGTTCCTTTTATTGTTTATGGAACTTCTATCGAAAAAGATGACATTGTTCTTTTTGATGAAGAAAGTGCCAAGGATAGCTCTCTTTATTTTGAAGAAGGATACAAATTAATGGAGTGGTTTATAAACAAGTAG
- a CDS encoding aspartate kinase, which translates to MEILVQKYGGTSVGSIERIKKVAERVIEAKNEGNNVVVIVSAMSGETDKLIGMAKEITKDPNYRELDMLISTGEQISGALLAIALNAKGYEAISLTASQVKLYTDISHTKAKITKIVPERLLKELERGKIVIVAGFQGITEESEITTLGRGGSDTTAVAIAVSLGARICEIYTDVDGVYMADPRIVVEAKKLERISYEEMLELASSGAKVLQSRSVEFAKKYGVIIHVRSSFDKSKGTLIMEGGKKMEEILVSGVTYDKNQVKITIFEILDQPGIAAKVFSKLAEKNINVDMIIQSAGKDMKNNISFTVTREDLNLTIETMKEITKEVKAQGFEYDDQVAKVSLVGIGMRSHSGIASSMFQALALEGINIEMISTSEIKVSCVIKESQTERAVKAIYKAFNLA; encoded by the coding sequence GTGGAGATATTAGTTCAAAAATATGGAGGAACGAGTGTAGGGAGTATTGAAAGAATTAAAAAAGTAGCGGAAAGAGTGATAGAAGCCAAGAATGAAGGAAATAATGTGGTAGTGATTGTTTCAGCGATGAGTGGTGAAACAGATAAGTTAATAGGTATGGCTAAAGAAATTACCAAAGATCCAAATTATCGAGAATTAGATATGTTAATCTCTACCGGAGAACAAATTTCAGGAGCTCTTTTAGCTATAGCTTTAAATGCTAAAGGATATGAGGCTATTTCTCTTACGGCTTCGCAAGTTAAGTTATATACTGATATTTCTCATACTAAAGCTAAGATTACTAAGATTGTTCCAGAGAGATTATTAAAGGAATTAGAAAGAGGTAAAATTGTTATTGTTGCTGGTTTTCAAGGAATTACAGAAGAATCTGAAATTACTACTTTAGGAAGAGGAGGTTCAGACACCACTGCGGTAGCTATTGCTGTTTCATTAGGAGCTAGAATATGTGAAATATATACAGATGTAGATGGCGTTTATATGGCTGATCCTCGGATTGTAGTAGAAGCTAAGAAATTAGAAAGAATCTCTTATGAAGAGATGTTAGAGCTAGCTAGCTCTGGTGCTAAAGTATTACAATCTCGGAGCGTAGAGTTTGCTAAAAAATACGGGGTAATTATTCATGTAAGGTCAAGTTTTGACAAGAGTAAAGGTACTTTGATTATGGAAGGAGGAAAAAAGATGGAAGAAATATTAGTCAGCGGCGTAACTTATGATAAAAACCAAGTTAAGATTACAATCTTTGAAATCTTAGATCAACCAGGAATTGCAGCTAAAGTATTTTCAAAATTAGCTGAGAAAAATATCAATGTTGATATGATTATCCAAAGCGCTGGCAAAGATATGAAAAATAATATCTCTTTCACGGTGACAAGGGAAGATTTAAATTTAACTATTGAGACTATGAAAGAGATAACTAAGGAAGTAAAAGCTCAAGGTTTTGAATATGATGATCAGGTAGCTAAGGTTTCTCTTGTAGGAATTGGAATGAGAAGCCATAGTGGCATAGCTTCTTCTATGTTTCAAGCCTTAGCTTTAGAAGGAATAAATATTGAGATGATTAGCACTTCAGAGATTAAGGTATCTTGCGTGATCAAAGAGTCTCAAACTGAAAGAGCAGTAAAAGCTATTTATAAAGCCTTTAACTTGGCGTAA
- the yajC gene encoding preprotein translocase subunit YajC, with protein sequence MLLLVLNNLVWANSGQNASPGGSFMVTMLPFLVIVLIFYFLLIRPQQKKEREHQETLKSLKKGDNVLTTGGIYGEIMEVFEDSLIVKVAPAEIKIKIARNAIAGLIKDKQKEEKKKGSKN encoded by the coding sequence ATGTTATTATTAGTATTAAACAATTTAGTTTGGGCAAATAGTGGCCAAAATGCTTCACCAGGGGGAAGTTTTATGGTCACCATGTTGCCATTTCTGGTTATTGTGCTTATCTTTTATTTTTTGTTAATTCGTCCCCAACAAAAGAAAGAAAGAGAACATCAAGAGACACTAAAATCACTAAAAAAAGGGGATAATGTCTTGACTACTGGAGGAATATATGGAGAAATTATGGAAGTTTTTGAGGATTCTTTGATCGTTAAAGTAGCTCCGGCTGAGATAAAGATAAAGATAGCGAGAAATGCTATTGCTGGGTTAATTAAGGATAAACAAAAAGAAGAGAAGAAGAAAGGCTCTAAAAACTAA
- a CDS encoding tetratricopeptide repeat protein yields MGNFMGKMYVYLIVIVFLVSVSPNPLLAGEDGEAYFTKGIEFYFKNNIQEAILNFKEALKLEANKAAYHLYLGRSYYKINQTEEAIKELKEALKVDQKMKEVHSLLGEIYFEKGLWSKVIEEYEKFLAKDGKGFEVYFKLGQAYLKIKDIEKSLEYLKNASNINDKDASVYFYIGKGYFEKKDWTSSISFLSMAIKLEGNNPLFYFWRGNAYFASGDYKSPEDNYWQSVNDYRKAIDFGMNEALMYFMYGNTLLNRAFYYIDTNRSSESLDFLEAAVIGYLKALSLDSTASNGLNNLGLAYYYLDRLEDAVESYKKAVELEPMITFFHDNLGDAYYKMGKFKQAIGEWKLVLELEPEYKNGKYGYLPSSALDVKEKIKKAHRRK; encoded by the coding sequence ATGGGTAATTTTATGGGTAAGATGTATGTTTATTTAATAGTAATAGTATTCTTGGTTTCTGTATCTCCAAATCCGCTCTTAGCAGGGGAAGATGGAGAAGCTTATTTTACTAAAGGCATAGAATTTTATTTTAAAAACAATATCCAAGAAGCTATTTTAAATTTTAAAGAAGCTTTAAAGTTAGAGGCTAATAAAGCTGCCTACCATCTTTATTTAGGAAGATCTTATTATAAAATAAACCAGACCGAAGAAGCTATTAAAGAACTTAAAGAAGCTCTAAAAGTAGACCAAAAGATGAAAGAAGTTCATAGTTTGTTAGGCGAGATATATTTTGAAAAAGGTCTTTGGAGTAAAGTTATTGAAGAATATGAGAAGTTTTTAGCTAAAGATGGCAAGGGTTTTGAAGTGTATTTTAAATTAGGACAAGCTTATCTAAAGATAAAAGATATAGAAAAGTCTTTGGAATACTTAAAGAATGCCTCTAATATAAATGACAAAGATGCTTCTGTTTATTTTTATATAGGGAAAGGTTACTTTGAAAAAAAAGATTGGACTTCGAGTATTAGTTTTTTAAGTATGGCCATTAAGTTAGAAGGTAATAATCCTTTATTTTATTTTTGGCGAGGAAATGCATACTTTGCTAGTGGAGATTACAAAAGCCCAGAAGATAATTATTGGCAATCAGTAAATGATTATCGAAAAGCTATTGATTTTGGAATGAATGAAGCCTTGATGTACTTTATGTATGGAAATACTTTGTTAAATCGAGCTTTTTATTATATTGATACTAATAGATCTTCCGAAAGTTTAGATTTTTTAGAAGCCGCAGTAATTGGATATCTGAAAGCACTTTCTTTAGATTCCACTGCTTCTAATGGACTTAATAACTTAGGATTAGCTTATTACTACTTAGATAGATTAGAAGATGCGGTAGAAAGCTATAAGAAAGCGGTGGAGCTTGAACCAATGATTACTTTCTTTCATGATAATTTAGGGGATGCTTATTATAAAATGGGAAAATTTAAGCAAGCTATTGGAGAATGGAAGTTAGTTTTAGAGCTTGAACCTGAATATAAAAATGGGAAATATGGTTACCTTCCTTCATCGGCTTTAGATGTCAAAGAAAAGATAAAGAAAGCTCATCGAAGAAAGTAA
- a CDS encoding DUF2802 domain-containing protein — protein sequence MKRYPLIIILLLILTPHSLRGIEESPTSLKNEKGGILSGFPEVYLRENSFSLKEQKPEMKFNQRERTEISNSDYRSDLLDLEREKRRIEVKASFYTLRNDTRPLIETKIKEEKLAFSLPKALEFSGEVSPFLKEVAEPLVVVKEKYQRLLDNFIEKVNLEINKIEDKTKKLKNTLTEIDLRVSQLAKRNLGVSEEKKAKKEASKKKGIKKGIEEDIEEDIEEDIKEVSIKEPSIKDIKDIKELELSLKEEDILKETKEEEVPVEELSSGIKEEIPITLKTEIEKEREKKESLKEWRNKVEIANTKKILIYSISFILVGLFSYWWIKKRKAKVAKKFYNKTTADTNEIKSKVDNLERSYRTLTGINEKLNQELQTVEERERKIESMLGKIDEKLSKVDTDLLTVKKTEDKRVIKKEPLPTKEKKSLLPAKQRETDQERDLFYAQIYKYHHEGLDVEEIAKLTNLSGSEIELILELKESE from the coding sequence TTGAAAAGGTATCCTCTTATTATAATTTTATTATTAATTCTTACACCTCATTCTCTAAGAGGGATAGAAGAGTCTCCTACGAGTTTAAAAAATGAAAAAGGGGGTATTCTCTCTGGGTTTCCAGAAGTGTACCTAAGAGAAAATAGCTTTTCTTTAAAAGAACAAAAGCCGGAAATGAAATTTAATCAGAGAGAGAGAACTGAAATCAGTAATTCAGATTACAGAAGCGATCTTTTAGACTTGGAGAGAGAGAAAAGAAGAATAGAAGTTAAAGCAAGTTTTTATACTCTTCGAAATGATACCCGGCCCCTTATAGAGACCAAGATTAAAGAAGAGAAACTTGCTTTTTCTTTGCCTAAGGCCTTGGAATTTTCTGGCGAAGTTTCTCCTTTTTTAAAAGAAGTTGCTGAGCCTTTAGTAGTAGTAAAAGAAAAATACCAAAGATTGTTAGATAATTTCATAGAGAAGGTAAACTTAGAGATTAATAAGATTGAAGATAAGACCAAGAAATTAAAGAATACTTTAACTGAAATTGATTTAAGAGTGAGTCAATTAGCTAAAAGGAATTTAGGAGTATCTGAAGAGAAAAAAGCTAAAAAAGAAGCCTCTAAAAAAAAAGGGATAAAAAAGGGGATTGAAGAAGATATTGAAGAAGATATTGAAGAAGATATAAAGGAAGTAAGCATTAAAGAACCAAGTATTAAAGATATTAAAGATATTAAAGAATTAGAATTAAGTCTTAAAGAAGAGGATATTTTAAAAGAAACAAAGGAAGAAGAGGTGCCGGTAGAAGAACTTTCCTCAGGGATAAAAGAAGAAATCCCAATTACTTTAAAAACGGAAATCGAGAAAGAAAGGGAAAAAAAGGAGAGCCTTAAGGAGTGGAGAAACAAAGTAGAGATAGCTAATACCAAAAAGATCTTAATTTACTCGATAAGTTTTATCTTAGTAGGACTTTTCTCTTATTGGTGGATAAAAAAGAGAAAAGCTAAGGTTGCTAAGAAATTTTATAATAAAACAACTGCAGATACTAATGAAATTAAGAGTAAGGTTGATAATTTAGAAAGGTCATATCGGACCTTAACTGGAATAAACGAGAAACTAAATCAGGAATTACAAACTGTGGAAGAAAGAGAAAGAAAGATCGAGAGCATGCTTGGTAAAATAGATGAAAAGTTATCAAAGGTAGATACCGATCTTCTTACGGTAAAAAAAACCGAAGATAAAAGAGTAATCAAAAAGGAGCCTTTACCAACCAAAGAAAAAAAATCTTTATTACCGGCCAAACAAAGAGAAACTGATCAAGAAAGAGACCTTTTCTATGCTCAAATATATAAATATCATCACGAGGGATTAGATGTTGAAGAAATTGCCAAACTTACTAATCTAAGCGGGAGTGAAATAGAACTTATTTTGGAGTTAAAAGAGAGTGAATAA
- a CDS encoding HD domain-containing protein, producing MNKKRVTLEKVKDHHKVRIYLDKANEYLGVIGFTEHGERHANLTAKIAYNIIDRLGYKEPLAELSAIAGYLHDIGNMVHRDFHSQSGALMAAEILYDLGMPCEEVAEVIAAIGNHEEDMGNPVNHIAAAVILADKSDVHRSRVRTTAMIKFDIHDRVNYAAHHSFLDVDPKNKNINLNITIDTKISQVIEYFEIFLSRMIICRRAAESLNCSFHLIINEVKLL from the coding sequence GTGAATAAAAAGAGAGTAACCTTAGAAAAGGTTAAAGACCACCATAAGGTAAGGATATATTTAGATAAAGCCAATGAATATTTAGGAGTAATAGGCTTTACCGAACATGGAGAACGTCATGCTAATTTAACAGCTAAGATTGCTTATAATATTATAGATAGGTTAGGCTATAAAGAACCTCTGGCCGAACTATCGGCTATAGCTGGATATTTACATGATATAGGCAATATGGTCCACCGGGATTTTCATAGCCAATCAGGTGCTTTAATGGCTGCTGAAATATTATATGATTTAGGCATGCCCTGTGAAGAAGTAGCTGAAGTTATAGCAGCGATTGGTAACCATGAAGAAGATATGGGAAATCCAGTTAATCACATTGCAGCTGCGGTAATATTGGCTGATAAATCTGATGTCCATAGAAGTAGAGTTCGCACTACGGCCATGATTAAATTTGATATTCACGATCGAGTAAATTACGCTGCTCATCATTCTTTTTTAGATGTAGATCCAAAAAACAAAAATATTAACTTAAATATTACAATTGATACAAAAATATCCCAGGTTATTGAATATTTTGAGATATTCTTATCTCGAATGATTATTTGCCGCCGAGCAGCTGAATCTTTAAATTGTAGTTTTCATTTAATAATTAATGAAGTAAAATTATTATAG
- the secD gene encoding protein translocase subunit SecD, whose product MKKNIYPKLIFYLLVIIMAVVLTYPLKEKIKLGLDLQGGVHLVLEVDKDYLPEGTELGDAVDRALEIIRNRVDEFGVSEPIIQKQGKEKILVQLPGIKDIERAINLIGKTALLKFKLVNEDNLEEAIGGKAFEGYELLYQENENKRKAPLLLKIEPELTGANLIEAQVKFDPNMFNRPYIAIELDEEGANKFAEITGTNLNKRLAIVLDDKIKSAPVIKSKISDGKAVIEGDFTLEEARDLAMVLRAGSLPAPIKIIEKRVVGPTLGEDSIKKGISAVLIGLVIIIIFMLAYYKLSGLVASLTLLVNLVIIFALISLFKATLTLPGIAGIALTIGMAVDANIIIYERIKEELRLNRTIRASIDTGYQRAFSAIFDSNLTTLIIGFVLFVFGRGPIKGFGVTLSIGIITTMFTAVYMSKVIFDFINFKYRLNKLSI is encoded by the coding sequence ATGAAAAAAAATATCTATCCAAAGTTAATATTTTACCTTTTAGTCATTATTATGGCAGTGGTCTTAACGTATCCTCTTAAAGAGAAGATAAAATTAGGTTTAGATCTACAAGGAGGAGTTCATTTAGTCTTGGAAGTAGATAAGGATTATCTTCCTGAAGGCACAGAGCTTGGTGATGCGGTAGATAGAGCCTTAGAGATCATTAGAAATCGGGTAGATGAATTTGGGGTCTCGGAGCCCATTATTCAAAAGCAAGGGAAGGAAAAGATTCTGGTGCAACTTCCAGGTATTAAAGATATAGAAAGAGCTATTAATCTAATTGGTAAGACTGCTTTATTAAAATTTAAATTAGTCAATGAAGATAATTTAGAAGAAGCAATAGGAGGTAAAGCTTTTGAAGGCTATGAATTACTTTATCAAGAAAATGAGAACAAGAGAAAAGCTCCTCTTCTTTTAAAAATAGAGCCTGAGCTAACGGGAGCTAATTTAATTGAGGCCCAAGTAAAATTTGATCCTAATATGTTTAACCGTCCTTATATTGCTATTGAACTTGACGAAGAAGGAGCTAATAAATTTGCTGAGATTACTGGAACTAATCTTAATAAAAGATTAGCCATAGTTTTAGATGACAAGATAAAGTCAGCTCCAGTAATTAAAAGTAAGATCTCAGATGGAAAAGCAGTCATTGAAGGAGACTTCACTTTAGAGGAAGCTAGAGATTTAGCCATGGTTTTACGAGCTGGTAGCCTTCCGGCGCCCATTAAGATTATAGAAAAAAGAGTGGTAGGGCCTACATTAGGAGAAGATTCTATTAAAAAAGGAATATCAGCTGTCCTCATTGGCCTGGTAATAATCATTATCTTTATGTTAGCTTATTATAAATTATCTGGCTTGGTGGCAAGCTTAACTTTATTAGTTAATCTAGTCATTATCTTTGCTCTGATTTCTTTATTTAAAGCTACTTTAACTTTACCTGGCATAGCTGGTATTGCCTTAACTATTGGTATGGCGGTGGATGCTAATATCATCATTTATGAAAGAATTAAAGAGGAATTAAGATTAAATAGGACGATTAGAGCTTCTATAGATACTGGATACCAAAGAGCTTTTAGTGCCATTTTTGACTCAAATTTAACTACCTTAATTATTGGTTTTGTTCTCTTTGTATTTGGCCGTGGTCCTATTAAGGGTTTTGGAGTTACTCTTTCTATTGGCATTATCACGACTATGTTCACGGCTGTTTATATGTCTAAAGTTATCTTTGATTTTATAAATTTTAAATACCGTTTAAATAAATTGAGCATCTAA
- the secF gene encoding protein translocase subunit SecF has translation MMTNIDFIGKRKIAIVFSLSLIILSAFFIFVFKGLNYGVDFTGGALVQIKFKQKITVFDLEKMRSSFKKENLNVDIQYLGEMKNELMIKTRLAKEGDVSQTIEKIIKRDFKDFEVSRSEMVGPTIGKELKKLALLSVVIANIGILLYLSFRFEYRFAIGAVVALVHDVFITTGILSMANYEFNSSIIAALLTISGYSVNDTVVIFDRIRENMKTMKKISFLEIVNKSINQTLSRTLLTSLTVFFATVSLFVFGGEVIHGFAFVFLVGIIIGTYSTIYIASAFVAQWHLYDEKKKKQELQIPKYRR, from the coding sequence ATGATGACAAATATTGACTTTATAGGCAAGAGAAAGATAGCGATTGTGTTTTCTTTATCTTTAATTATTCTTAGTGCTTTTTTTATCTTTGTCTTTAAAGGTTTAAATTATGGTGTTGATTTCACAGGAGGAGCATTAGTCCAGATTAAATTTAAGCAGAAGATCACGGTTTTTGATTTAGAGAAGATGAGAAGTTCTTTTAAAAAAGAAAATCTTAATGTGGATATTCAATATTTAGGAGAAATGAAAAATGAGCTTATGATTAAAACAAGACTGGCTAAAGAAGGAGATGTTTCTCAAACAATAGAGAAGATTATCAAGAGAGATTTTAAGGATTTTGAAGTATCGAGAAGTGAAATGGTAGGGCCAACCATTGGCAAAGAATTAAAGAAGTTAGCTTTACTTTCTGTCGTCATAGCCAATATAGGTATCTTATTATATTTATCTTTCCGTTTTGAATACCGCTTTGCTATTGGTGCTGTGGTAGCGTTAGTTCATGATGTCTTTATTACTACCGGTATTCTTTCGATGGCTAACTATGAATTTAATAGCTCCATTATTGCTGCTTTATTAACCATTAGTGGTTATTCAGTTAACGATACTGTTGTTATCTTTGATCGGATTAGAGAAAATATGAAGACAATGAAGAAGATTAGTTTTTTAGAAATAGTCAATAAAAGCATTAATCAAACTTTAAGCCGAACATTGCTTACTTCTCTGACGGTTTTTTTTGCCACAGTTTCCTTATTTGTTTTTGGAGGAGAAGTAATCCATGGTTTTGCTTTTGTTTTTTTAGTGGGTATTATTATTGGTACTTATTCTACCATATACATAGCCTCTGCTTTTGTGGCGCAGTGGCATCTTTACGATGAAAAGAAGAAGAAACAAGAGCTTCAAATTCCAAAATATAGAAGGTAG
- a CDS encoding ribonuclease HI family protein — protein METDNKLIIYTDGACKGNPGPGGIGVIFFDQDHNLVDKFSKYIGDTTNNIAEYKALIYGLEIASKKNCSQVQVFSDSQLMVRQINGEYKVKDKILQSLIMEVGKFIKNFKEFNISHLPRQKNKLANDLAQKACSFKALEG, from the coding sequence ATGGAAACAGATAATAAGCTTATTATTTATACCGATGGAGCTTGTAAAGGTAATCCTGGGCCAGGAGGAATAGGGGTTATCTTTTTTGACCAAGACCATAACTTAGTTGATAAGTTTAGTAAATACATTGGAGATACTACCAATAATATTGCTGAGTATAAAGCTTTAATTTATGGCTTGGAAATAGCAAGTAAAAAGAATTGTTCCCAAGTGCAAGTATTTAGTGATAGTCAATTAATGGTAAGGCAAATAAATGGAGAATATAAGGTTAAAGATAAAATACTCCAATCTTTAATTATGGAAGTAGGTAAATTCATTAAGAATTTTAAAGAATTTAATATTTCTCACCTACCTCGCCAAAAAAATAAATTAGCTAATGACTTAGCTCAAAAAGCTTGTTCTTTTAAGGCTTTAGAAGGTTGA
- the ruvX gene encoding Holliday junction resolvase RuvX, with amino-acid sequence MSIIGLDIGDKTIGISVSDPGKSIALGLKTLKRENIKEDLTKIKKVVDDYKTEKIVLGYPKNMDGSIGKSAQKVLDFEKELKSFIDLETVFWDERLTTLEAEKLLIHGNVKRKKRREVIDTLSAVLILQNYLDYYKNRGKM; translated from the coding sequence ATGAGTATTATAGGTTTAGATATTGGTGATAAGACAATAGGCATTTCAGTAAGCGATCCAGGAAAGTCAATTGCTCTGGGACTTAAAACTTTAAAAAGAGAAAATATAAAAGAAGATCTAACTAAAATAAAGAAGGTTGTTGATGATTATAAAACAGAAAAGATAGTTTTAGGCTATCCTAAAAATATGGATGGTAGTATAGGCAAATCTGCTCAAAAGGTTTTAGATTTTGAAAAAGAATTAAAGAGTTTTATCGATTTAGAAACTGTCTTTTGGGACGAAAGATTGACTACCTTAGAAGCAGAAAAACTCTTAATTCACGGAAACGTCAAGAGAAAGAAGAGAAGAGAAGTTATTGATACCCTTTCCGCAGTATTGATTCTACAAAATTATTTAGATTATTATAAGAATAGAGGTAAAATGTGA
- the mltG gene encoding endolytic transglycosylase MltG, which produces MKKILTITFIVTIFMITIFKEPLVKYLGNFIEQEAIKRNKSYQECLVIIPPGKNVKEIAKILEEKKIIFSQRIFIALTKALNVENKLRIGRYKLNNKMRSLQIIERLQRGGEGLYKFTIPEGYTFQQIALFLDEKKLVDKDKFLRNYNNVFLLKERERKNCLNLEGYLFPDTYELLFRFKEVDVIKMMIHRFYEAAGDNYQELAKKAGISLHEAVTLASIIEKEVKAPEEKKIISAVFYNRLKKRMPLSSCATVMYALGKHKEKLLYEDLKINSPYNTYLRLGFPPGPICSPGKENLQAAVSPAPVEYLYFVSLGNGRHKFSKDYLRHVKARNTIKK; this is translated from the coding sequence GTGAAGAAGATTTTAACGATTACCTTTATTGTGACCATATTTATGATCACTATCTTTAAAGAACCCCTAGTAAAGTATCTTGGTAATTTTATAGAACAAGAAGCTATAAAGAGAAATAAAAGTTACCAAGAGTGTCTGGTCATTATTCCTCCTGGTAAAAATGTAAAAGAGATTGCTAAAATATTAGAAGAGAAAAAGATTATCTTTAGTCAGAGAATCTTTATTGCCTTAACTAAGGCATTAAACGTCGAGAATAAACTAAGAATAGGAAGATATAAACTTAATAATAAGATGCGATCTCTTCAAATTATTGAAAGATTACAAAGAGGGGGAGAAGGGTTATACAAATTTACTATTCCCGAAGGATACACTTTTCAACAAATAGCTCTCTTTTTAGATGAAAAAAAGTTGGTCGATAAAGATAAATTCTTAAGAAACTATAATAATGTATTCCTATTAAAAGAAAGAGAGAGGAAGAATTGTTTAAATTTAGAAGGCTATCTTTTTCCAGATACCTATGAATTATTATTTAGGTTCAAAGAGGTAGATGTCATTAAGATGATGATTCATCGTTTTTATGAAGCAGCCGGAGACAATTATCAAGAATTAGCCAAGAAAGCAGGAATAAGCCTGCATGAAGCCGTAACCCTAGCTTCGATTATTGAAAAAGAAGTTAAAGCTCCGGAAGAGAAAAAGATTATATCAGCAGTCTTCTATAATAGATTAAAAAAAAGAATGCCCCTTTCTTCTTGTGCTACCGTAATGTATGCTTTAGGAAAGCACAAAGAGAAGCTTTTATATGAAGATTTAAAGATTAATTCTCCTTATAATACTTATTTAAGATTAGGGTTTCCTCCGGGTCCTATTTGTAGTCCAGGCAAAGAAAATTTACAAGCTGCTGTCTCTCCTGCTCCGGTAGAATATTTATACTTTGTTTCTTTAGGAAATGGAAGACATAAATTTTCTAAGGATTACCTTCGGCATGTAAAAGCAAGAAATACTATTAAAAAATAA
- a CDS encoding N-acetyltransferase yields the protein MLRRATSKDIPEIQKIINYYASKGYMLPRSLNELYENTGNFLVEEEEGKVVACCGLYIVWENLAEIKSLAVKEEYQHKDLGKKLIKESLVQAKRLIINQVFALTFIPEYFEKLNFKKIDKGNLPHKIWSDCIKCIHFPNCNETAVVISLEET from the coding sequence TTGTTAAGAAGAGCTACCTCTAAAGATATACCTGAAATTCAAAAGATAATTAATTATTATGCTTCTAAGGGATATATGCTTCCCCGTTCTTTAAATGAGCTCTACGAAAATACTGGTAATTTTTTAGTAGAAGAGGAAGAAGGTAAAGTAGTAGCGTGTTGTGGTCTTTATATAGTTTGGGAGAATTTAGCTGAAATTAAGTCCTTAGCGGTTAAGGAAGAATATCAGCATAAAGATTTGGGAAAGAAATTAATTAAGGAATCTTTAGTCCAAGCTAAAAGATTAATAATTAATCAAGTATTTGCCTTAACCTTTATTCCAGAATATTTTGAGAAACTTAACTTTAAAAAAATAGACAAGGGTAACCTACCCCATAAAATTTGGTCAGATTGTATTAAGTGTATCCATTTTCCTAATTGCAATGAAACAGCGGTAGTAATTTCATTAGAGGAGACTTAA